The Candidatus Baltobacteraceae bacterium genome has a window encoding:
- a CDS encoding molybdopterin-dependent oxidoreductase: protein MKRNLFIATSVSAAALSACGPISNGLNNNEAFRRLLESAEPVNHALIGTRGLARVYRESDVDREFRVNGFNTPADANYQRLVAGNFAAYKLVVDGAAENRHAFSLAELHAMAQQTQITRHDCVEGWSAIGKWSGVRLGDVLDAVRPRGDARYVVFHCLDNDGQGNMYYESLDLHQARHPQALLALRLNDAPLDPDHGAPVRLRVPTQLGYKSAKWIGRIELVGSFANIASGRGGYWEDQGYEWYAGI, encoded by the coding sequence ATGAAGCGTAATTTGTTTATCGCGACGTCGGTGTCGGCGGCGGCGCTCAGCGCGTGCGGACCGATCTCCAACGGGCTCAACAACAACGAGGCGTTCCGCCGGTTGCTCGAATCGGCCGAGCCGGTCAATCACGCGCTGATCGGCACGCGCGGGTTGGCGCGCGTGTATCGCGAGAGCGACGTCGACCGCGAGTTTCGCGTCAACGGTTTCAACACGCCCGCGGACGCAAACTATCAGCGACTCGTCGCGGGAAACTTCGCCGCGTACAAGCTCGTCGTCGACGGCGCGGCCGAGAACCGGCACGCGTTTTCGTTGGCGGAACTGCATGCGATGGCGCAGCAGACGCAGATCACGCGTCACGATTGCGTGGAAGGCTGGAGCGCGATCGGGAAGTGGAGCGGCGTGCGGCTCGGCGACGTGCTCGATGCGGTGCGGCCGCGCGGCGACGCGCGCTACGTCGTCTTCCACTGCTTGGACAACGACGGCCAGGGCAACATGTATTACGAAAGCCTCGATCTGCACCAGGCGCGCCATCCGCAAGCGCTGCTCGCGTTGCGTCTCAACGACGCGCCGCTCGATCCCGATCACGGGGCGCCCGTGCGCCTGCGCGTTCCCACGCAGCTCGGCTATAAGAGCGCCAAATGGATCGGCCGCATCGAGCTGGTCGGCAGTTTCGCCAATATCGCTTCGGGCCGCGGCGGTTATTGGGAAGATCAGGGCTACGAGTGGTACGCGGGCATTTAG
- a CDS encoding NB-ARC domain-containing protein, with protein sequence MIVNSNRMPGNLPSRPTRFIGHAGEVALLIAALDETPVVTLTGPGGVGKTRTAIELAKRTAGFFPDGVWFVNLALLDDGADVVPFVCETLRDVAPVAHDAASFAVALGDRQVLLVFDSCEHVLEQTGELVTSIVDSAPRARVIATSRQPMSVPRELEHRLNTLALDDAAELFYDRARNAGIELGDFERPVIATIVEYLDGIPLAIELAAPLLRTMSTEELLRHLDDRLELLSLEKSGAPSRQQTLEAMHDWSHRLLSENAQKLFLRLAIFVGGCTLEAAMHVCADEAFNEARLSEALDELVVKSLVVKDVSDGRARYRMLEITRAYAQNCLLRSNEYDEAALAHVRYFSLLARRFENMLDALPILQWQAMVTGEAQNFRAALSLALDAGDVESPAEICEALHHWLWTHGPVHAADLTRRIATILATTMEARVEAPLRLALAALLRRSQRPRALEAAKRAHDLYRSLGDVVHLADALRATNALQHAVLGAPAMQLTAELARMANLMLEMGSVLRAAELLNNLGVAYAESLDDARLQDAGVCFERAAGLMEARGDRFRAGVVMGNSAINAFLSGDIEQAVRWSERAVGFFDEVPDSIEAGHQWSNFGFHLAVVGRYDESRTALRKGIEIALERNDREGLSEVLENSAYYYHVTGEDRLAARLIGCAQTLIPRDLARQARDGAVLQEILDSLRQNLGDATYEEERASGAAIPIAEVLQEAERSVLARH encoded by the coding sequence GTGATCGTCAACTCGAATCGCATGCCCGGAAACCTTCCGAGCCGTCCCACCCGCTTCATCGGCCACGCCGGTGAGGTGGCGCTGCTCATTGCCGCCCTCGACGAAACGCCCGTCGTCACGCTTACGGGCCCGGGCGGCGTCGGCAAGACGCGCACCGCGATCGAGCTGGCAAAGCGTACCGCCGGCTTTTTCCCCGATGGCGTGTGGTTCGTCAATCTCGCGCTGCTCGACGACGGCGCCGACGTCGTGCCGTTCGTTTGCGAGACGCTGCGCGACGTCGCACCGGTCGCGCACGATGCGGCGTCGTTTGCCGTCGCGCTCGGCGACCGGCAAGTGCTGCTCGTCTTCGACAGTTGCGAACACGTGCTGGAACAGACGGGCGAGTTGGTCACGTCGATCGTCGATTCGGCGCCGCGCGCACGGGTGATCGCGACGTCGCGCCAGCCGATGTCCGTGCCTCGCGAACTCGAACATCGCTTGAACACGCTCGCGCTCGACGACGCGGCCGAACTCTTTTACGATCGTGCGCGCAACGCCGGCATCGAGCTCGGCGACTTCGAGCGGCCGGTGATCGCCACGATCGTCGAGTATCTCGACGGGATTCCGCTGGCGATCGAGCTGGCGGCGCCGCTGCTGCGTACGATGTCGACCGAAGAGCTGCTGCGGCATCTCGACGATCGCCTCGAGCTGCTCTCGCTCGAAAAGAGCGGCGCGCCCAGCCGGCAGCAGACGCTGGAAGCGATGCACGACTGGAGCCATCGCCTCCTCAGTGAGAACGCGCAGAAACTGTTCCTCCGGCTGGCGATCTTCGTGGGCGGCTGTACGCTCGAAGCCGCGATGCACGTCTGCGCGGACGAAGCGTTCAACGAAGCCCGCCTGAGCGAAGCGCTCGACGAGCTGGTCGTCAAATCGCTGGTCGTCAAAGACGTCTCCGACGGCCGCGCGCGGTACCGCATGCTGGAGATCACGCGCGCGTACGCCCAAAACTGTCTGTTGCGCTCGAACGAATACGACGAGGCCGCGCTGGCGCACGTCCGGTATTTCTCGCTGCTGGCGCGACGCTTCGAAAACATGCTCGACGCGCTGCCGATTCTGCAGTGGCAAGCGATGGTCACCGGCGAAGCGCAGAACTTCCGCGCCGCGCTATCGCTCGCACTGGACGCCGGTGACGTCGAGAGTCCGGCGGAGATCTGCGAGGCGCTGCATCACTGGCTGTGGACGCACGGGCCGGTGCACGCTGCGGATCTGACGCGCCGCATCGCAACGATTCTTGCGACGACGATGGAAGCGCGTGTCGAAGCGCCGCTGCGTTTGGCGCTTGCGGCGCTCTTACGCCGCAGTCAGCGCCCGCGCGCGCTCGAAGCCGCCAAGCGCGCGCACGATCTGTATCGCTCGCTGGGTGACGTCGTTCACCTCGCCGATGCTTTGCGCGCTACCAACGCCTTGCAGCACGCGGTGCTGGGCGCGCCGGCCATGCAGCTCACGGCCGAGCTCGCCCGCATGGCGAATCTGATGCTCGAGATGGGCAGCGTGCTGCGCGCCGCCGAGCTGCTCAACAATCTCGGCGTTGCTTACGCGGAGTCGCTCGACGACGCGCGGCTGCAAGATGCGGGCGTTTGTTTCGAGCGCGCCGCCGGCCTGATGGAGGCGCGCGGCGATCGCTTTCGCGCCGGCGTGGTGATGGGCAACAGCGCAATCAACGCCTTCCTTTCGGGCGATATCGAACAAGCCGTGCGCTGGAGCGAACGCGCCGTCGGATTCTTCGACGAGGTGCCGGACAGCATCGAAGCCGGACATCAGTGGTCGAACTTCGGCTTCCATCTCGCCGTCGTCGGGCGCTACGACGAGTCGCGCACGGCGCTGCGCAAAGGCATCGAGATCGCCCTCGAGCGCAACGACCGCGAAGGCCTCTCCGAAGTGCTCGAAAACAGCGCCTACTACTATCACGTCACGGGTGAGGATCGCCTGGCCGCGCGCCTGATCGGCTGCGCGCAGACGCTCATTCCGCGCGATCTCGCACGCCAGGCGCGCGACGGCGCGGTGCTCCAAGAGATTCTCGACAGTTTGCGCCAGAACTTAGGCGACGCGACCTACGAAGAAGAACGCGCGAGCGGCGCCGCTATCCCGATTGCGGAGGTTCTGCAAGAGGCCGAACGTTCGGTGCTGGCGCGTCACTAA
- a CDS encoding EamA family transporter, whose product MQSGENRAAIVGAYCAMCAIWGTTWLGIKVSLHYVPPLTGVGLRFIIAGTAMYAIAALAGTKGKPPWKLIAVLAVFLFGLNYVLTYTAETRLDSGLVAVLFGTLPFFVFAFGHALANERTTPRVWIGAAVAFGGVAAISLGGQVRGSPLFALAAIGAAAVSAFGNVYARRHSGSPPLLTLPPAMLISGIGVFLLGIATERVTWANAATPPSIAALLYLSILGSCIPFFLNLWLLQRIAVWIVGLSSLVIPVIAVAVGIALGGEVFTWRELLGSFLVLIGMWVALT is encoded by the coding sequence ATGCAGTCCGGCGAAAACCGTGCCGCCATCGTCGGTGCCTATTGCGCGATGTGCGCGATCTGGGGCACGACCTGGCTGGGCATCAAGGTCTCGCTCCACTACGTCCCGCCGCTAACCGGCGTGGGGCTCCGCTTTATCATCGCCGGCACAGCAATGTATGCGATCGCCGCGCTTGCAGGTACGAAGGGGAAGCCGCCGTGGAAGCTGATCGCGGTACTGGCCGTGTTCCTGTTCGGGCTCAACTACGTTCTCACGTACACGGCGGAGACGCGGTTGGATTCGGGGCTGGTCGCCGTTTTGTTCGGAACCCTGCCGTTCTTCGTCTTCGCGTTCGGGCACGCGCTCGCAAACGAACGCACGACACCGCGCGTTTGGATCGGCGCCGCGGTTGCATTCGGCGGCGTCGCCGCGATTTCGCTCGGCGGCCAAGTGCGCGGCTCCCCGCTCTTCGCGCTGGCGGCAATCGGCGCGGCCGCGGTCTCGGCGTTCGGCAACGTGTACGCGCGGCGTCACTCCGGATCTCCGCCGCTGCTCACCTTGCCGCCGGCGATGCTGATCTCCGGCATCGGGGTGTTTCTCCTCGGCATCGCTACCGAGCGCGTGACGTGGGCCAATGCCGCGACGCCGCCGTCGATCGCCGCGCTGCTCTACCTCTCGATCTTAGGCAGCTGCATTCCGTTCTTCTTGAATCTTTGGCTGCTGCAGCGCATCGCCGTCTGGATCGTCGGACTTTCGTCGCTCGTGATTCCCGTGATCGCCGTCGCCGTCGGTATCGCGCTCGGCGGCGAAGTCTTCACGTGGCGCGAACTGCTGGGATCGTTTTTGGTGCTGATAGGAATGTGGGTCGCGCTGACTTAG
- a CDS encoding alkaline phosphatase family protein, with protein MTHVRSLAWIAVIAVLAACAPGGDGASTTPPLDAARRLNAAGPGSIGNVIFIVQADRSFNDLFEAFPGTDTASTGRTHDGREVALKAVPLSAPPCSIEGYGLSSSVTAWNHGEMNGWDLLDSSKPVCPYTYVRPADTKPYWQLAKAFTIGDHTFSSSYFGDFVAMQYLIAGSTKVAPGTYVIGVPNKLDCDAPAGTTSTVLRRGKVDPHGPFPCFSYPTIANLLDAHHVTWKWYAAPNSQWNPWAYIRYVRTGPDWKRNVSIPETNVFSDLKNGTLASVSWVTPSVANSDDPASGSDGGPEWVKSVVTAVRHSKYWSQTAIVVVWNDAGNGQFYDPIAPPQLDVLGLGFRVPLIAISPFARNGYVAHAVFQNGGSTLRFVEQNWKLGSLGTTDASSTSVGELFTK; from the coding sequence GTGACGCACGTTCGATCGCTCGCATGGATCGCCGTAATCGCCGTTCTCGCAGCCTGCGCACCCGGCGGTGACGGCGCTTCAACGACGCCGCCGCTCGACGCCGCGCGTCGCTTGAATGCTGCCGGCCCCGGATCGATCGGCAACGTGATCTTCATCGTGCAGGCCGATCGCAGCTTCAACGATCTTTTCGAAGCGTTTCCGGGCACGGATACGGCGTCGACCGGACGCACCCACGACGGCCGGGAGGTTGCGCTAAAAGCGGTTCCACTGTCGGCACCGCCGTGTTCGATCGAAGGATACGGGCTGTCCTCATCGGTTACCGCATGGAACCACGGGGAAATGAACGGGTGGGATCTCCTCGATAGTTCGAAACCGGTTTGTCCCTATACGTACGTGCGCCCCGCCGATACAAAGCCGTATTGGCAACTAGCGAAGGCATTCACGATCGGCGACCACACGTTCTCGTCGAGCTATTTCGGCGATTTCGTTGCGATGCAATATCTGATTGCAGGATCGACGAAGGTAGCGCCCGGCACGTACGTGATCGGCGTGCCCAACAAGCTCGACTGCGACGCGCCGGCCGGAACGACGTCGACTGTTCTGCGCCGCGGCAAGGTCGATCCGCACGGACCCTTCCCGTGCTTTAGTTATCCGACCATTGCCAATCTGCTCGACGCGCATCACGTTACGTGGAAATGGTACGCGGCACCGAACTCGCAATGGAACCCATGGGCGTATATCAGGTACGTTCGCACGGGCCCGGATTGGAAACGCAACGTCAGCATTCCGGAGACGAACGTCTTCTCGGACTTGAAAAACGGAACGCTCGCATCGGTCTCCTGGGTGACGCCCAGCGTAGCGAACTCCGACGATCCAGCCTCAGGCAGCGATGGCGGCCCGGAGTGGGTGAAATCCGTCGTCACGGCGGTGCGGCATAGTAAGTACTGGAGCCAAACGGCGATCGTCGTCGTCTGGAACGACGCGGGCAACGGACAGTTCTACGATCCCATCGCGCCGCCGCAGCTTGATGTTCTCGGACTCGGCTTCCGCGTTCCACTCATCGCCATTTCGCCGTTCGCGCGCAACGGCTACGTTGCGCACGCCGTATTCCAAAACGGCGGCAGCACGCTGCGATTCGTCGAGCAGAACTGGAAGCTCGGCAGTCTTGGTACGACCGACGCGAGCTCAACCTCGGTCGGCGAGCTGTTTACGAAGTAG
- a CDS encoding carboxyl transferase domain-containing protein, which produces MATLESRLDRRSEEFARNDARLASLVAELRERLIAVRAGGGPEATEKHRKRNKLTARERIERLIDPGSDFLEFSALAAYDMYNGDSPCAGIVTGIGIVEGQHCVIVANDATVKGGTYYPMTVKKHLRAQEIAEQNHLPCMYLVDSGGAFLPLQADVFPDREHFGRIFYNQARMSGKRIPQIAAVMGSCTAGGAYVPAMSDEAVIVKGQGTIFLGGPPLVKAATGEIVTAEELGGADVHTRVSGVADHFANDDTQAIGIVREIVRNLHLELPGQWDRTDPQPPKYDPRDIYGVIPSDSRIGYDVREIIARLVDASEFHEFKARYGTTLVCGFARIEGHPVGILANNGILFSESALKGAHFIELCVQRGTPLLFLQNITGFMVGKEYENGGIAKDGAKLVTAVACAEVPKFTVVIGGSFGAGNYGMCGRAYSPRQLWMWPNARISVMGGPQAASVLSTVKGEMPADEKAKFEAPILEKYEREGSPYYSTARLWDDGIIDPLDTRRVIAIGLDAAAHAPLPRTHFGIFRM; this is translated from the coding sequence GTGGCTACATTAGAATCGCGTTTAGATCGGCGATCCGAAGAGTTTGCGCGCAACGACGCGCGTCTAGCGAGCCTGGTTGCCGAACTGCGCGAGCGCCTGATCGCGGTGCGCGCAGGCGGCGGCCCCGAAGCCACCGAGAAGCACCGTAAGCGCAATAAGCTCACCGCGCGCGAGCGCATCGAACGTTTGATCGATCCGGGCTCGGATTTCCTGGAGTTTTCGGCGCTGGCTGCCTACGACATGTATAACGGCGATTCGCCGTGCGCGGGCATCGTGACCGGCATCGGCATCGTCGAAGGACAGCATTGCGTCATCGTCGCCAACGACGCAACCGTCAAAGGCGGAACGTACTATCCAATGACGGTCAAGAAACATCTGCGCGCGCAAGAGATCGCCGAACAGAATCATCTGCCGTGCATGTATCTCGTCGATTCGGGCGGCGCGTTCTTGCCGCTGCAGGCCGACGTGTTCCCCGATCGCGAGCATTTCGGACGTATCTTTTACAATCAAGCGCGCATGTCGGGCAAACGCATTCCGCAGATCGCGGCCGTGATGGGCTCGTGTACCGCGGGCGGCGCTTACGTGCCCGCGATGAGCGACGAAGCGGTGATCGTCAAGGGCCAAGGGACGATCTTTCTCGGCGGTCCGCCGCTGGTCAAAGCCGCGACCGGCGAAATCGTCACCGCTGAAGAGCTGGGCGGCGCCGACGTGCACACGCGCGTTTCGGGCGTTGCCGATCACTTCGCCAACGACGACACGCAAGCGATCGGCATCGTGCGCGAGATCGTGCGCAACCTGCATCTCGAACTTCCCGGTCAGTGGGACCGCACCGATCCGCAGCCGCCGAAATACGATCCGCGCGACATCTACGGCGTCATTCCCAGCGACAGCCGCATCGGCTACGACGTTCGGGAAATCATCGCACGCTTAGTCGACGCGTCGGAGTTTCACGAGTTCAAAGCGCGCTACGGCACGACGCTCGTCTGCGGCTTCGCGCGCATCGAAGGCCATCCGGTCGGCATTTTGGCCAACAACGGCATCCTCTTTAGCGAAAGCGCGCTCAAGGGCGCGCACTTCATCGAGTTGTGCGTGCAGCGCGGCACGCCGCTGCTCTTCCTACAGAATATCACCGGCTTCATGGTCGGCAAGGAATACGAAAACGGCGGCATCGCCAAAGACGGCGCCAAGCTCGTCACGGCCGTGGCTTGTGCCGAAGTCCCAAAGTTTACGGTGGTGATCGGCGGCAGCTTCGGCGCTGGGAATTATGGCATGTGCGGGCGCGCATATTCGCCGCGCCAGTTGTGGATGTGGCCCAATGCCCGCATCAGCGTGATGGGCGGCCCACAGGCCGCAAGCGTGCTCTCCACCGTCAAAGGTGAGATGCCGGCCGACGAGAAGGCCAAGTTCGAAGCGCCGATTCTCGAAAAGTACGAGCGCGAAGGCAGCCCCTATTATTCGACGGCGCGGTTGTGGGACGACGGCATCATCGATCCGCTCGACACCCGCCGCGTCATCGCCATCGGACTCGACGCCGCCGCGCACGCACCGCTGCCGCGAACGCACTTCGGCATCTTCAGAATGTAA
- a CDS encoding DUF1800 domain-containing protein: MAAQTRVDFGGILRPSGQLDSATALQPFRGALDERLAAHLLRRAGFGGTPDEIRRYASMSAGDAVESLVRFTSSSAAAQPTLFDRRPYMRELASLEGNEKKQLQNRLVHGDVLALEDLRLWWLNRMLTTQAPLQEKLTLFWHGHFTTYINFSSMMYGQNQLFRQYALGNVRALAHAVSKDPAMVLYLNNNSNVAKHPNENYARELMELFTLGVGHYTEDDVREAARAWTGLRFDRFTETVWFGEAQHDDGTKTFLGHTGNFTGDDVVDIIFDQPQCARFFANSLLSYFVYNDPEPELIDGVAALLRKHQFELAPVMSAIFRSNLFYGDRAYRALVKSPTEFVVGTYKALGLPQIETSAVAASKQMGQTLLQPPNVAGWPGGANWITSATMIARQNFAVRMVNSQTLAASSWLQQIPMQPAQAAHEILSAIVQQDAAPASRFQLEGVMAGSGTASLKSLSPENLQQRIGQAVALAMAMPAYQLN; encoded by the coding sequence ATGGCAGCGCAGACTCGAGTCGATTTCGGCGGCATCCTTCGCCCGTCGGGGCAGTTGGATTCCGCCACGGCTTTGCAACCGTTCCGCGGAGCGCTCGACGAGCGCCTGGCGGCGCATCTGCTGCGCCGCGCGGGCTTCGGCGGCACGCCCGACGAGATCCGCCGGTACGCTTCGATGTCGGCCGGCGATGCGGTCGAATCGCTCGTTCGTTTTACGTCGAGCTCCGCCGCTGCGCAGCCGACGCTCTTCGATCGCCGTCCGTACATGCGCGAGCTCGCCAGTCTCGAGGGCAACGAAAAAAAACAGTTGCAGAATCGGCTCGTCCACGGCGACGTGCTCGCCCTGGAAGACCTGCGTCTGTGGTGGCTCAACCGCATGTTGACGACGCAAGCGCCGCTGCAAGAAAAGTTGACGCTCTTCTGGCACGGGCATTTTACGACGTACATTAATTTCAGCAGCATGATGTACGGTCAGAATCAGCTGTTCCGTCAATACGCGCTGGGGAACGTGCGCGCGCTCGCGCACGCGGTGTCGAAAGATCCGGCGATGGTTCTGTACCTCAACAATAACAGCAACGTCGCCAAGCATCCCAACGAGAACTACGCTCGAGAGCTGATGGAGCTCTTCACTTTGGGCGTAGGGCACTACACCGAAGACGACGTGCGCGAAGCGGCGCGGGCGTGGACGGGTCTGCGCTTCGATCGTTTCACCGAGACCGTCTGGTTCGGCGAGGCGCAGCACGACGACGGTACCAAGACGTTCTTGGGGCACACCGGCAACTTCACCGGCGACGACGTCGTCGACATCATCTTCGATCAGCCGCAGTGCGCGCGATTCTTCGCCAACAGCCTGCTGAGCTATTTCGTCTACAACGATCCCGAGCCGGAACTGATCGACGGCGTCGCGGCGCTTTTGCGCAAGCACCAGTTCGAGCTCGCGCCCGTGATGTCGGCGATTTTCCGCAGCAACCTATTCTACGGCGATCGCGCCTATCGCGCGCTGGTAAAGAGCCCAACCGAGTTTGTCGTGGGAACCTATAAGGCGCTGGGACTCCCGCAGATCGAGACGTCCGCCGTAGCGGCTTCCAAGCAGATGGGACAGACGCTGCTGCAGCCGCCCAACGTCGCCGGCTGGCCGGGCGGAGCGAACTGGATCACCAGCGCGACCATGATCGCGCGCCAGAACTTCGCCGTGCGCATGGTCAACTCGCAGACGCTCGCGGCATCGTCGTGGCTGCAGCAAATTCCCATGCAGCCGGCGCAAGCCGCGCACGAGATACTTTCGGCGATCGTGCAGCAGGACGCCGCGCCCGCGTCGCGCTTCCAACTCGAAGGTGTGATGGCCGGCTCGGGAACGGCGTCGCTCAAGTCGCTTTCGCCGGAAAATCTGCAACAGCGCATCGGGCAAGCGGTTGCGCTCGCGATGGCGATGCCGGCGTACCAGCTCAATTAG
- a CDS encoding DUF1501 domain-containing protein, whose protein sequence is MKRGNFLLGTISGLTVSATANHVFARALAQTPLAGLPGSQGRCLVLINLGGGNDGLNCVVPHGDQRYYNLRPTLAISQSEVLAIDAHMGLNPKMSAFKSMYDKGNVAIVQGVGYPNPDYSHFRSTEIWQTAAPDRYEHTGWLGRYFDEAGLPPDNLFNGVAISQTVPEVLASNKTDIPAIPNSAGYGLAFDRSPELSQAFKQDARDASLPFKSPYLAHVMEIEDHAQRGSEELPKLIGGYKTDASYPATPLGRSLALAAQIVGSNLGTRVIYVEHASFDTHQNQRPGQDRMLMQFSDAISAFYQDLAAHGNDNRVLTMTFSEFGRRVAENASRGTDHGQASPLFLIGGGVKGGLYGDVPDLGSLDNGNLRWTTDFRSVYATVLERWLGRPASPVLGGAFPAIPVLA, encoded by the coding sequence ATGAAACGCGGTAACTTTCTCCTCGGAACGATCTCCGGACTCACGGTCTCCGCGACGGCCAATCACGTCTTCGCGCGCGCTCTCGCGCAGACGCCGCTGGCGGGGCTGCCGGGTTCGCAAGGCCGCTGCCTGGTGCTGATCAACTTGGGCGGTGGAAACGACGGCCTCAACTGCGTCGTTCCGCACGGCGATCAGCGCTACTACAACCTGCGCCCCACATTGGCCATCTCGCAATCCGAGGTGCTCGCGATCGACGCGCACATGGGCCTCAATCCCAAGATGTCCGCGTTCAAGTCGATGTACGATAAGGGCAACGTCGCGATCGTGCAAGGCGTCGGCTATCCGAATCCCGACTACTCGCATTTTCGTTCGACCGAGATTTGGCAGACGGCCGCGCCCGACCGCTACGAGCACACCGGTTGGCTGGGACGCTATTTCGACGAAGCCGGATTGCCGCCGGACAACCTTTTCAACGGCGTCGCGATCTCGCAAACCGTTCCCGAAGTGCTCGCTTCGAACAAGACCGACATCCCGGCGATTCCCAATTCCGCGGGATACGGTTTGGCGTTCGACCGTTCGCCGGAGCTGAGCCAGGCGTTCAAACAAGACGCACGCGACGCGTCGTTGCCGTTTAAATCGCCGTATCTCGCGCACGTCATGGAGATCGAAGACCACGCGCAGCGCGGTTCGGAAGAGCTTCCGAAATTGATCGGCGGCTATAAGACCGACGCGTCGTATCCGGCGACGCCGCTCGGACGCAGCCTGGCACTGGCCGCGCAGATCGTCGGCAGCAATCTCGGCACGCGCGTCATCTATGTCGAGCACGCTTCGTTCGACACGCATCAAAATCAGCGGCCGGGTCAAGATCGCATGCTGATGCAGTTTTCCGATGCCATCTCGGCGTTCTATCAAGATCTCGCGGCTCACGGCAACGACAACCGCGTCCTGACGATGACCTTCAGTGAGTTCGGACGCCGCGTCGCGGAGAACGCCAGCCGCGGCACCGATCACGGCCAAGCGTCCCCTCTCTTTCTCATCGGAGGCGGCGTGAAAGGCGGTCTCTACGGCGACGTGCCCGACCTCGGCAGCCTCGACAACGGAAACCTGCGCTGGACGACCGACTTCCGCAGCGTCTACGCCACCGTCCTCGAGCGATGGCTAGGGCGACCTGCGTCACCGGTTCTGGGTGGGGCGTTCCCGGCGATCCCGGTCCTGGCGTAA
- a CDS encoding helix-turn-helix transcriptional regulator has translation MRPTADRVISIGARESGLPPKGTPKNYLMAWLLVMLADHHLHGYEITKELNEKFDIVTDAGTVYRALRQLERDGYISSWWDPKEQGPARRFYALTESGNAALRMWSEALDAYRTNLETFFALYEHRHELSTAVKHA, from the coding sequence ATGAGACCCACTGCTGATCGGGTGATATCGATTGGCGCGCGCGAAAGCGGCCTTCCGCCGAAGGGGACGCCAAAAAACTATCTCATGGCGTGGCTGCTGGTCATGCTTGCCGATCACCACTTGCACGGATACGAAATCACCAAAGAACTCAACGAGAAGTTCGATATCGTAACCGACGCCGGCACCGTGTATCGGGCGCTGCGTCAGCTCGAGCGCGACGGGTACATCTCGTCCTGGTGGGATCCAAAAGAGCAAGGACCGGCGCGGCGGTTCTACGCGCTGACGGAATCGGGCAACGCTGCGCTGCGGATGTGGAGCGAAGCGCTCGACGCGTACCGCACGAATCTCGAGACGTTCTTCGCGCTGTACGAACATCGTCACGAGTTGTCGACCGCAGTCAAACACGCCTGA
- a CDS encoding MBL fold metallo-hydrolase, translating into MWMRFGTTQIHVDPGPGALVRALSHVPPCNPRELEAIVLSHKHLDHAGDVNALIEAMTSGGFRRRGALMAPPDAFEGEPVVLPYAQQFVQRLERLAPSGGPYHIGPVELRTSMAHVHAVQTYGLHFAYEGLRVAYLPCGRYFDELAGDYARRNPDVLIVNVLRFRDEMNVDHLTWEDARSIALEIRPKVTVFQHFGTKMLEAGPERLAQELEDEIGRRVIAAYDGLRLDLDTEVAAVGD; encoded by the coding sequence ATGTGGATGCGCTTCGGCACGACGCAGATTCACGTCGATCCCGGCCCGGGCGCTCTCGTGCGCGCGCTTTCGCACGTGCCGCCCTGCAATCCGCGCGAGCTCGAGGCGATCGTGCTTTCGCACAAGCACCTCGATCACGCCGGCGACGTCAACGCGCTGATCGAAGCGATGACGTCGGGCGGCTTTCGCCGCCGCGGCGCGCTGATGGCGCCGCCCGACGCGTTCGAAGGCGAGCCGGTCGTGCTGCCCTACGCGCAGCAGTTCGTGCAGCGTCTCGAGCGCCTCGCGCCAAGCGGCGGCCCGTATCACATCGGCCCGGTCGAGCTGCGCACGTCGATGGCGCACGTGCACGCCGTGCAAACCTACGGCCTGCACTTCGCGTACGAAGGATTGCGCGTGGCGTACCTGCCGTGCGGGCGCTACTTCGACGAGCTCGCCGGCGACTACGCGCGTCGCAATCCCGATGTGCTGATCGTCAACGTCTTGCGCTTCCGCGACGAGATGAACGTCGATCATCTCACGTGGGAAGACGCGCGCAGCATCGCGCTGGAAATCCGCCCCAAGGTGACCGTTTTTCAGCATTTCGGAACGAAGATGCTCGAGGCCGGCCCGGAGCGGCTCGCGCAGGAGCTCGAGGACGAGATCGGGCGACGCGTGATCGCGGCTTACGACGGTTTGCGCTTAGATTTGGACACGGAAGTCGCCGCCGTTGGCGATTGA